The proteins below are encoded in one region of Paenacidovorax monticola:
- the aceA gene encoding isocitrate lyase, with protein MPQSLTEQLSREQQIAALEKDWAQNPRWKGVKRGYSAADVVRLRGSLQPEHTLAKRGAEKLWEKINGGAKKGYVNAFGAISAGQAMQQAKAGLEAVYLSGWQVAADGNTSETMYPDQSLYAYDSVPTMVRRINNTFKRADEIQWGRGINPGDKEFIDYFLPIVADAEAGFGGVLNAFELMKNMIAAGAAGVHFEDQLAAVKKCGHMGGKVLVPTQEAIEKLIAARFAADVMGVSTIVLARTDAEAANLITSDHDANDKPFLTGERTQEGFYRVKNGLEQAISRGVAYAPYADLVWCETGVPDIGFAREFAQAVHAACPGKLLSYNCSPSFNWKKNLDDKQIAAFQDDLSALGYKYQFITLAGIHVNWFNTFQFAHAYARGEGMKHYVNMVQEPEFAAREKGYTFVSHQQEVGAGYFDDVTTVIQGGSSSVKALTGSTEEEQFH; from the coding sequence ATGCCGCAATCCCTGACCGAACAACTGAGCCGCGAACAACAGATCGCCGCCCTCGAAAAAGACTGGGCCCAGAACCCCCGCTGGAAGGGTGTGAAGCGTGGCTACTCTGCCGCCGACGTGGTGCGCCTGCGCGGCAGCCTGCAGCCCGAGCACACGCTGGCTAAGCGCGGTGCCGAGAAGCTGTGGGAGAAGATCAACGGCGGCGCCAAGAAGGGCTACGTGAACGCGTTCGGCGCCATCTCCGCCGGCCAGGCCATGCAGCAGGCCAAGGCAGGCCTGGAGGCCGTGTACCTGTCGGGCTGGCAGGTGGCTGCCGACGGCAACACCAGCGAAACCATGTACCCCGACCAGTCGCTGTACGCCTACGACTCGGTGCCCACGATGGTCCGCCGCATCAACAACACCTTCAAGCGCGCCGATGAAATCCAGTGGGGCCGCGGCATCAACCCCGGCGACAAGGAATTCATCGACTACTTCCTGCCCATCGTGGCCGACGCGGAAGCCGGCTTCGGCGGCGTGCTCAACGCCTTCGAACTCATGAAGAACATGATCGCGGCCGGTGCTGCTGGCGTGCACTTCGAAGACCAGCTGGCCGCCGTGAAGAAGTGCGGCCACATGGGCGGCAAGGTGCTCGTGCCCACGCAGGAAGCCATCGAGAAGCTGATCGCCGCGCGCTTCGCCGCCGACGTGATGGGCGTGTCCACCATCGTGCTGGCCCGCACCGACGCAGAGGCCGCCAACCTGATCACCAGCGATCACGACGCCAACGACAAGCCCTTCCTGACCGGCGAGCGCACGCAGGAAGGCTTCTACCGCGTCAAGAACGGCCTGGAGCAGGCCATCAGCCGTGGCGTGGCCTACGCTCCCTACGCCGACCTGGTGTGGTGCGAAACCGGCGTGCCCGACATCGGCTTCGCCCGCGAATTCGCGCAGGCCGTGCATGCCGCCTGCCCCGGCAAGCTGCTGTCGTACAACTGCTCGCCCTCGTTCAACTGGAAGAAGAACCTGGACGACAAGCAGATCGCCGCATTCCAGGACGACCTGTCGGCCCTGGGCTACAAGTACCAGTTCATCACGCTGGCCGGCATCCACGTCAACTGGTTCAACACCTTCCAGTTCGCCCACGCATACGCTCGCGGCGAAGGCATGAAGCACTACGTGAACATGGTGCAGGAGCCCGAGTTCGCCGCACGCGAGAAGGGCTACACCTTCGTGTCGCACCAGCAGGAAGTGGGCGCGGGCTACTTCGACGACGTGACCACCGTGATCCAGGGCGGTTCTTCCAGCGTGAAGGCCCTGACCGGCTCCACCGAAGAAGAGCAGTTCCACTGA
- a CDS encoding RidA family protein: MNTKTDTPNQDIQRIGMAARYSEAAIFNGIVYLAGMVPERGDTDIRGQTEDVLAQVEQRLKEAGSDKSRILRTQIYLTDIREIGAMNEVWDAWVVPGSAPPRATVQAPLADPGYRIEIVVTAAQA, encoded by the coding sequence ATGAACACGAAAACCGACACCCCCAACCAAGACATTCAGCGCATCGGCATGGCGGCCCGCTACAGCGAAGCCGCGATTTTCAATGGCATCGTGTACCTAGCCGGCATGGTGCCGGAGCGGGGAGACACCGATATCCGGGGCCAGACCGAGGACGTTCTGGCACAGGTGGAGCAGCGCCTGAAAGAGGCCGGAAGCGACAAGTCGCGCATTCTGCGCACGCAGATCTACCTGACCGACATCCGCGAGATCGGTGCCATGAACGAAGTGTGGGATGCCTGGGTCGTTCCTGGCTCGGCACCCCCGCGCGCCACGGTGCAGGCGCCTTTGGCCGATCCAGGCTATCGCATCGAGATAGTGGTGACTGCCGCGCAGGCTTGA
- the thrS gene encoding threonine--tRNA ligase, translated as MIHITLPDGSQREFPGPVTVAEVAASIGSGLAKAALAGKIGTGDAAKVVDTSYRIEQDSPLSIVTAKDADGLEVIRHSTAHLLAYAVKELFPEAQVTIGPVIENGFYYDFAYKRPFTPEDLAAIEKRMAELAAKDEPVVRRVLPRDEAVAYFKGLGENYKAEIIASIPSNEDVSLYREGSFEDLCRGPHVPSTGKLKHFKLMKVAGAYWRGDHRNEMLQRVYGTAWATKEDLQQYLTMLEEAEKRDHRKLGRELDLFHLDEHSPGTVFWHPKGWALWQEVEQYMRRVYRDNGYQEVKGPQILDKSLWEKTGHWDKYRENMFTTESEKRDYALKPMNCPGHILIFKQGIKSYRDLPLRYGEFGACHRNEPTGGLHGIMRVRGFTQDDGHIFCTEEQVQEECANYTALVQKVYQDFGFTDIIYKVATRPEQRIGSDEAWDRAEQALMDGLRRSGCEFEIAEGEGAFYGPKIEYTLKDALGRQWQCGTMQIDPNLPERLDAEYVAEDGSRKRPLMLHRATVGSMERFIGMLIEHYAGAFPVWLAPVQVAVLNITDAQADYCREIVAKLQKALPNQDLRVVTDLRNEKITYKIREHALQKLPYILVAGDKEKAAGAVAVRARGNKDLGAMSVDAFVDLIARDIASKA; from the coding sequence ATGATTCACATCACGCTTCCCGATGGTTCCCAGCGCGAGTTCCCCGGCCCTGTCACGGTGGCCGAGGTGGCCGCATCGATCGGCTCCGGCCTGGCCAAGGCGGCCCTTGCGGGCAAGATCGGCACGGGCGATGCCGCCAAAGTCGTGGACACCAGCTACCGCATCGAGCAGGACAGTCCGCTGTCCATCGTCACGGCCAAGGATGCCGATGGCCTGGAGGTGATCCGCCACTCCACGGCCCACCTGCTGGCCTATGCGGTCAAGGAGCTGTTTCCCGAGGCGCAGGTCACGATCGGTCCCGTGATCGAAAACGGCTTCTACTACGATTTCGCGTACAAGCGCCCCTTCACGCCCGAAGACCTCGCGGCCATCGAAAAGCGCATGGCCGAACTGGCCGCCAAGGATGAGCCCGTGGTGCGCCGCGTGCTGCCGCGCGACGAGGCCGTGGCCTACTTCAAGGGACTGGGCGAGAACTACAAGGCCGAGATCATCGCCAGCATTCCGAGCAATGAGGACGTGAGCCTGTACCGCGAAGGCAGCTTCGAGGACCTGTGCCGCGGCCCCCACGTGCCCAGCACGGGCAAGCTCAAGCACTTCAAGCTCATGAAGGTGGCGGGTGCCTACTGGCGCGGCGACCACCGCAATGAGATGCTGCAGCGCGTGTATGGCACGGCCTGGGCGACGAAGGAAGACCTGCAGCAGTACCTCACGATGCTGGAGGAGGCCGAGAAGCGCGACCACCGCAAGCTCGGGCGCGAGCTGGACCTGTTCCACCTGGACGAGCATTCGCCGGGCACGGTGTTCTGGCACCCCAAGGGCTGGGCGCTGTGGCAGGAAGTGGAGCAGTACATGCGCCGCGTGTACCGCGACAATGGTTACCAGGAGGTCAAAGGTCCGCAGATCCTCGACAAGAGCCTGTGGGAGAAGACGGGCCATTGGGACAAGTACCGCGAGAACATGTTCACGACCGAGTCGGAGAAGCGCGACTACGCGCTCAAGCCGATGAACTGCCCGGGCCACATCCTGATCTTCAAGCAGGGCATCAAGAGCTACCGCGACCTGCCGCTGCGCTATGGCGAGTTCGGCGCCTGCCACCGCAACGAGCCCACGGGCGGCCTGCACGGCATCATGCGCGTGCGCGGCTTCACGCAGGACGACGGGCACATCTTCTGCACCGAGGAGCAGGTGCAGGAAGAGTGCGCCAACTACACGGCCCTGGTGCAGAAGGTCTACCAGGACTTCGGCTTCACCGACATCATCTACAAGGTGGCGACGCGGCCTGAGCAGCGCATCGGTTCGGACGAGGCCTGGGACCGGGCCGAGCAGGCGCTGATGGACGGCCTGCGCCGTTCGGGCTGCGAGTTCGAGATCGCCGAGGGTGAAGGGGCCTTCTACGGCCCCAAGATCGAGTACACGCTCAAGGACGCGCTGGGCCGTCAGTGGCAATGCGGCACGATGCAGATCGACCCGAACCTGCCCGAGCGCCTGGATGCGGAATACGTGGCCGAGGACGGCAGCCGCAAGCGCCCCTTGATGCTGCACCGCGCCACCGTGGGCAGCATGGAGCGCTTCATCGGCATGCTGATCGAGCACTATGCCGGGGCCTTCCCGGTCTGGCTGGCGCCGGTGCAGGTCGCGGTGCTCAACATCACCGATGCACAGGCCGACTACTGTCGCGAAATTGTCGCAAAGCTGCAAAAAGCACTGCCGAATCAAGACCTTAGGGTGGTGACCGATCTGCGTAACGAAAAGATTACGTATAAAATACGGGAGCATGCATTGCAAAAGCTGCCCTACATCCTCGTCGCAGGCGACAAGGAGAAGGCGGCTGGCGCTGTTGCAGTGCGCGCCCGAGGGAACAAAGACCTCGGCGCGATGTCCGTCGATGCCTTTGTCGACCTGATCGCGCGGGACATCGCCTCTAAAGCCTGA
- a CDS encoding gamma-glutamylcyclotransferase family protein — protein sequence MPDESPLPAPQRHVFVYGTLRRGGSNDITRLSPPARFVGRASVPGRLFHLGAYPGLRLGGCEPVWGEVYAIAPALEPCLDAIEGLLPEPNGEYAKQEVDVRVAGQVLRCLVYEIAPAWVGDARRIAHGDWLRAVAEEHGFSQGEN from the coding sequence ATGCCCGACGAATCGCCCCTACCGGCACCGCAGCGCCATGTCTTCGTGTACGGAACCCTGCGGCGCGGCGGCAGCAATGACATCACGCGGCTGTCTCCGCCTGCGCGCTTCGTGGGGCGGGCCAGCGTGCCGGGACGCCTGTTCCATCTGGGGGCCTACCCCGGCCTGAGGCTGGGAGGCTGCGAGCCAGTGTGGGGCGAGGTCTATGCCATCGCGCCCGCGCTGGAGCCCTGCCTCGATGCCATCGAGGGGCTGCTGCCCGAGCCTAACGGCGAGTACGCCAAGCAAGAGGTCGATGTGCGCGTGGCGGGGCAGGTCCTGCGCTGCCTGGTGTACGAGATCGCGCCCGCGTGGGTGGGGGATGCGCGCCGCATTGCGCACGGAGACTGGCTGCGTGCGGTGGCCGAGGAGCACGGCTTCTCGCAGGGTGAAAATTGA
- a CDS encoding DMT family transporter, whose protein sequence is MNPPSRTIAYLCLALSMSLVGSYVALSKPLAAAIPVFLLAWLRFGIGAIAMAHWLRKPADEPPLSPQTRRLLFLESFLGNFLFTICMISGVSLTSAVSAGVIMAAIPAAVAVMSWFFLKERIATRTWVAVALAVIGIGLFALSKPEQSAHAATAPDGQSTQDLAWLGHLLLVGAVICEAAYSVIGKKLTGTLGPKRITSLINLWGFALSTPMGVYLALRFDFGAVGWNTWLLLLFYALAACMWTVWLWMTGLKVVPAAQGGIFTVLLPVSAALVGVLVLGESLNGMQLVAFAIALASVLLATLPSRLARRVGS, encoded by the coding sequence GTGAACCCTCCCAGCCGCACCATCGCATACCTGTGCCTCGCCCTCAGCATGTCGCTGGTGGGCAGCTACGTGGCCTTGTCCAAGCCGCTGGCGGCAGCTATCCCCGTGTTCCTGCTGGCCTGGCTGCGCTTTGGCATCGGCGCCATCGCCATGGCGCACTGGCTGCGCAAGCCGGCCGACGAGCCGCCGCTGTCTCCGCAGACACGGCGGCTGCTGTTTCTCGAGTCGTTCCTGGGCAACTTCCTATTCACCATCTGCATGATCTCGGGCGTGAGCCTCACGAGCGCCGTGTCGGCCGGCGTCATCATGGCGGCCATCCCTGCGGCGGTGGCGGTGATGAGCTGGTTCTTCCTCAAGGAGCGCATCGCCACGCGCACCTGGGTCGCGGTGGCGCTGGCGGTGATCGGCATCGGCCTGTTCGCGCTATCGAAACCAGAGCAATCCGCGCACGCCGCCACTGCGCCGGATGGCCAAAGCACCCAGGACCTCGCCTGGCTCGGGCACCTGCTGCTCGTGGGCGCCGTGATCTGCGAGGCCGCCTACTCCGTGATTGGCAAGAAGCTCACGGGCACGCTGGGCCCCAAGCGCATCACCTCGCTCATCAATCTCTGGGGCTTCGCGCTGTCCACGCCCATGGGCGTGTACCTTGCACTGCGCTTCGACTTCGGTGCCGTGGGCTGGAACACCTGGCTGCTGCTGCTGTTCTATGCCCTTGCGGCCTGCATGTGGACCGTGTGGCTGTGGATGACGGGACTCAAGGTCGTGCCTGCGGCACAGGGCGGCATCTTCACCGTGCTGCTGCCCGTGAGCGCCGCGCTGGTGGGCGTGCTGGTGCTGGGCGAGTCGCTCAACGGCATGCAGCTCGTGGCCTTCGCCATCGCGCTGGCCAGCGTGCTGCTGGCCACCCTGCCCTCGCGCCTGGCCCGGCGCGTGGGCTCATAG
- a CDS encoding glycosyltransferase family 2 protein: protein MVIPVYCEEKGIELTLREVEKHLRMAASSWEIVVVDDGSSDGSWNRITSHAQQVPQLRALRLSRNFGKEAAVSAGLEAAQGQAVILMDGDMQHPPALLPTLIETWRTGEFDIVEAVKSSRGDESRLSALRAKLFYTILRTFSGHDLSGASDYKLLDQRVIAAYRTMQERNVFFRGMVSWMGFRTTRVPFHVEPRVAGDSGWSVFGLIRLAVVAVTSFSTAPCTSSRSSA from the coding sequence GTGGTGATTCCCGTCTATTGCGAAGAAAAGGGAATTGAACTCACACTGCGAGAGGTGGAGAAACATCTCCGCATGGCCGCGTCCAGTTGGGAGATCGTGGTGGTTGACGATGGCTCCAGCGATGGTTCCTGGAACCGCATCACGTCGCATGCGCAGCAGGTCCCGCAGTTGCGTGCACTGCGCCTGAGCCGCAATTTCGGCAAGGAAGCCGCCGTGTCCGCCGGGCTGGAGGCCGCACAAGGCCAGGCCGTCATCCTCATGGATGGCGACATGCAGCACCCGCCAGCCCTCCTGCCCACCCTGATCGAAACCTGGCGCACCGGAGAGTTCGATATCGTGGAGGCCGTCAAGTCCAGCCGGGGCGATGAGTCCCGGCTCTCCGCCCTGCGCGCGAAGCTCTTCTACACGATCTTGCGCACCTTCTCGGGCCACGACCTCAGCGGCGCCTCGGACTACAAACTGCTGGACCAGCGCGTGATCGCGGCATACCGGACCATGCAGGAACGCAATGTGTTCTTTCGCGGCATGGTCAGTTGGATGGGCTTTCGCACGACACGGGTCCCGTTCCATGTAGAGCCCCGGGTAGCGGGAGATTCAGGCTGGTCCGTATTCGGCCTGATCCGCCTGGCCGTGGTGGCCGTGACCAGTTTCAGCACCGCCCCCTGCACTTCATCACGATCTTCGGCGTGA
- the infC gene encoding translation initiation factor IF-3 gives MKAIATEFRDRRQREERKHRLNREIMAPEVRLSGPDNEPLGIVSLAEALRMAGELDVDLVEIAATANPPVCRLMDYGKFKYQEQKKAAEAKAKQTVIEIKEVKFRPGTDDGDYNIKLRNIRRFLADGDKCKITLRFRGREITHQELGLALLNRIRDDLADTILVEQFPKLEGRQMIMMIAPAKKKPAAGKPAAEGVAAAGSAA, from the coding sequence GTGAAAGCCATAGCTACTGAATTTCGTGATCGTCGCCAGCGCGAGGAGCGCAAGCACCGCCTGAACCGTGAAATCATGGCGCCCGAAGTGCGCCTGTCTGGCCCGGACAACGAGCCCCTGGGCATCGTGAGCCTGGCCGAGGCCCTGCGCATGGCGGGCGAGCTGGACGTGGACCTGGTGGAGATTGCCGCCACGGCCAACCCGCCGGTCTGCCGCCTGATGGACTACGGCAAGTTCAAGTACCAGGAGCAGAAGAAGGCGGCGGAAGCCAAGGCCAAGCAGACGGTCATCGAGATCAAGGAAGTCAAGTTCCGTCCCGGGACGGACGATGGCGACTACAACATCAAGCTGCGCAACATCCGCCGCTTTCTGGCCGATGGCGACAAGTGCAAGATCACGCTGCGCTTCCGTGGCCGCGAGATCACGCACCAGGAACTGGGGCTGGCGCTGCTCAACCGCATCCGTGATGACCTCGCGGACACGATCCTGGTGGAGCAGTTTCCCAAGCTCGAAGGCCGGCAGATGATCATGATGATCGCGCCGGCCAAGAAGAAGCCTGCTGCCGGCAAGCCGGCAGCGGAAGGCGTGGCGGCTGCCGGTTCGGCGGCCTGA
- a CDS encoding GtrA family protein, with product MPALTKLFRYGVVGIIGAVTHMSTLFLLVELHVATPVVATTIGFLLALITSYWINRLWTFGYKGSYWSSMARYGIVSFIGLGLNILIIKLCTDVLGLWYGWGAFAAVVAVALNNFVLNNLWTFSHRTSSPSP from the coding sequence ATGCCCGCCCTGACCAAGCTATTCCGCTATGGCGTAGTCGGCATCATCGGCGCGGTGACGCACATGAGCACGCTGTTCCTGCTGGTGGAGCTCCATGTGGCGACACCCGTGGTGGCCACCACGATAGGCTTTTTGCTTGCGCTGATCACCTCCTACTGGATCAACAGGCTGTGGACCTTTGGCTACAAGGGAAGTTACTGGTCCTCCATGGCCAGGTACGGCATCGTTTCCTTCATCGGCCTGGGCCTCAACATCCTCATCATCAAACTGTGCACGGACGTTCTGGGCCTCTGGTATGGATGGGGAGCCTTTGCCGCCGTGGTGGCCGTCGCCCTGAATAATTTCGTGCTGAACAACCTCTGGACCTTCAGCCACCGCACCTCCAGCCCGTCACCCTGA
- the pheS gene encoding phenylalanine--tRNA ligase subunit alpha, with product MNELDSLVEGARQLFAQAATPAELENAKAQFLGKSGRLTELMKGMAQLSVEEKKSRGAAINVAKQAIEAALNARRQALADEELQAQLKAEALDVSLPGRQQGQGGLHPVSLTLERIERIFGSMGFDVAQGPEIESDWFNFTALNTPEDHPARSMHDTFYVEGGTPEAPNLLRTHTSPMQIRHAVQHVKKHRALLDAGQSMPEIRVIAPGRTYRVDSDATHSPMFHQCEGLWIGENVSFKDLKVVFTDFCRTFFESDDLVLRFRPSFFPFTEPSAEIDIQFQTGPLAGRWLEVAGSGQVHPNVVRNMGLDPEKYIGFAFGMGPDRLTMLRYGVNDLRLFFDGDIRFLAQFR from the coding sequence ATGAACGAGTTGGATTCCCTGGTCGAAGGCGCGCGGCAGCTGTTCGCGCAAGCCGCCACCCCCGCAGAGCTGGAAAACGCCAAGGCCCAGTTTCTGGGCAAGTCGGGCCGTCTGACCGAGCTCATGAAGGGCATGGCCCAGCTGTCGGTCGAGGAAAAGAAGTCCCGCGGCGCAGCCATCAACGTGGCCAAGCAGGCCATCGAGGCCGCACTGAATGCCCGCCGTCAGGCGCTGGCCGACGAAGAGCTGCAGGCCCAGCTCAAGGCCGAGGCGCTGGACGTGAGCCTGCCGGGCCGCCAGCAGGGCCAGGGCGGTCTGCACCCCGTGTCGCTCACGCTCGAGCGCATAGAGCGCATCTTCGGCTCCATGGGTTTCGATGTGGCCCAAGGGCCCGAGATCGAGTCCGACTGGTTCAACTTCACCGCGCTGAACACGCCCGAGGACCACCCCGCGCGCTCGATGCACGACACCTTCTATGTGGAAGGCGGCACGCCCGAGGCGCCCAATCTGCTGCGCACGCACACCAGCCCCATGCAGATCCGCCATGCCGTGCAGCATGTGAAGAAGCACCGCGCGCTGCTGGACGCGGGCCAGAGCATGCCCGAGATCCGCGTGATCGCGCCGGGCCGCACCTACCGCGTCGACAGCGATGCGACCCACTCGCCCATGTTCCACCAGTGTGAAGGCCTGTGGATCGGCGAGAACGTGAGCTTCAAGGACCTCAAGGTCGTGTTCACGGACTTCTGCCGCACCTTCTTCGAGAGCGACGACCTGGTGCTGCGCTTCCGCCCCAGCTTCTTCCCGTTCACCGAGCCCAGCGCCGAGATCGACATCCAGTTCCAGACCGGTCCGCTGGCCGGCCGCTGGCTGGAGGTGGCCGGCTCGGGCCAGGTGCACCCCAACGTGGTGCGCAACATGGGGCTGGACCCTGAAAAATACATCGGCTTCGCCTTCGGCATGGGGCCGGACCGCCTGACCATGCTGCGCTACGGCGTGAACGACCTGCGCCTGTTCTTCGACGGCGACATCCGCTTCCTGGCGCAGTTCCGCTGA
- a CDS encoding glycosyltransferase family 39 protein → MQTPTSAKTSASHWIALLVIVVLGGLQVYFHDVTFHGPDQIRDMEVARRLIHQHDWPLNGPPLFGERFHLPPGFYYLLALPLLIQDTESAVFIVFGLLFALSVWFLWRSISHCFGSRCALVYAVLAFPLFSSIYTHSAWNPALVMTFSNVVLGLFIRLVHDQQHGGVALPVAALLLLQVHPSAVPLLCGLALFALVDHRAALNRKALATLAAIVGAISVWLVQSGAFAKLASTASPSGAPSHGGWLTRLMDLGKWRDVILMPYSVIESITPAVPVLQAIAAGLLALMAVGLLLSLALGARNRGIRWVWALTALWFVMSMAFLDRGAFWHLDVIHPWLALLSAYGLTRTGDKFRCPTVLANTFALSAFAMVLAGHMMLYTQLKQEGKYDLLAALLFFPRLDLPEHKIPTYAYHQLQALRHGLASQGICEDQLTGLEKLVIGNVTNRTPLGGKCAPSETTAAGQPRMRYFMAFGNDGQRFGFTRRLSPLLTVGASAVYAAPDANLRINGTPANNILSAHKLDYMTFAPARLDHGLDIELDVTSATIVRVAFRCGKNYPIEDAAQWKVDGAQPLQPFASTHAWYLGSIYYDVEWMLAPAPGSRTSRISSTLGPLDCDVSAIARPSVDTPKAAP, encoded by the coding sequence ATGCAGACACCCACATCCGCCAAAACCTCCGCCAGCCACTGGATTGCACTGCTGGTCATCGTGGTGCTGGGCGGGCTCCAGGTCTATTTCCATGACGTCACCTTCCATGGGCCGGACCAGATCCGAGACATGGAAGTCGCCCGCCGCCTGATCCACCAACACGACTGGCCTCTCAACGGCCCCCCGTTGTTCGGTGAGCGCTTTCACCTGCCGCCGGGCTTCTATTACCTGCTGGCCCTTCCGCTGCTGATCCAGGACACGGAGTCTGCCGTCTTCATTGTTTTCGGCCTCCTGTTCGCCCTGTCGGTCTGGTTCCTGTGGCGCTCCATCAGCCATTGCTTCGGCTCCCGTTGCGCCCTGGTGTACGCCGTGCTGGCATTTCCGCTGTTCTCATCCATCTACACCCACAGCGCGTGGAATCCGGCCCTGGTGATGACTTTCAGCAATGTGGTGCTGGGCCTGTTCATCCGCCTTGTTCACGACCAACAGCATGGGGGCGTGGCGCTTCCCGTGGCAGCGCTCCTGCTGCTGCAGGTTCACCCCTCCGCCGTGCCGCTGCTGTGCGGGCTTGCGCTGTTTGCCCTGGTTGACCATCGCGCCGCGTTGAACCGCAAGGCCCTGGCCACTCTGGCAGCCATCGTGGGAGCGATATCCGTGTGGCTGGTCCAATCCGGCGCATTCGCCAAGCTGGCATCCACGGCATCGCCGTCCGGTGCACCATCGCATGGCGGCTGGCTGACCAGGCTCATGGACCTCGGCAAATGGCGCGACGTCATTCTCATGCCGTACAGCGTGATCGAGAGCATTACGCCCGCTGTACCTGTCTTGCAGGCCATCGCGGCAGGCCTCCTTGCACTCATGGCAGTGGGATTGCTGCTGAGCCTGGCCTTGGGCGCCCGCAACCGCGGCATTCGCTGGGTATGGGCTCTCACCGCGTTGTGGTTCGTGATGTCCATGGCCTTTCTGGACCGGGGAGCGTTCTGGCACCTGGACGTCATCCACCCATGGCTCGCACTGCTCTCGGCCTATGGCTTGACCCGCACAGGAGACAAGTTCAGATGCCCCACCGTGCTGGCGAACACCTTCGCGCTCTCGGCATTCGCAATGGTGCTGGCCGGCCACATGATGCTCTACACGCAGCTCAAGCAGGAAGGCAAGTACGACCTCCTCGCAGCACTGCTGTTCTTTCCCCGGCTGGATCTGCCCGAGCACAAGATTCCCACCTACGCCTACCATCAATTGCAGGCGCTGCGCCATGGCCTGGCCTCGCAGGGCATCTGCGAAGACCAGCTGACAGGCCTGGAGAAACTGGTGATAGGCAATGTCACCAACCGAACGCCGCTCGGCGGGAAGTGCGCCCCCTCGGAGACCACTGCGGCTGGCCAGCCACGAATGCGCTATTTCATGGCCTTCGGCAACGATGGGCAACGGTTTGGCTTCACCCGCAGGCTCTCGCCCCTGCTCACCGTTGGCGCGAGCGCGGTGTACGCAGCGCCTGATGCGAACCTGCGCATCAATGGCACACCGGCCAACAACATCCTTTCCGCGCACAAACTGGACTACATGACTTTTGCACCAGCGCGACTGGACCACGGGCTGGACATCGAATTGGACGTCACCTCCGCCACCATCGTGCGCGTTGCCTTTCGCTGCGGAAAGAACTATCCCATCGAGGACGCCGCGCAATGGAAGGTCGATGGCGCACAGCCCCTCCAGCCATTCGCGTCCACCCATGCGTGGTACCTGGGGTCCATCTACTACGACGTTGAATGGATGCTGGCCCCTGCGCCCGGCAGCCGTACCAGCCGGATTTCCTCAACGCTCGGACCGCTCGACTGCGACGTTTCGGCCATAGCCCGGCCCTCGGTGGATACACCAAAGGCAGCGCCATAG
- the rpmI gene encoding 50S ribosomal protein L35, with protein sequence MPKMKTKSSAKKRFRVRPGGTVKRGQAFKRHILTKKTTKNKRHLRGAVAVHETNMGHMAQMLPKAGL encoded by the coding sequence ATGCCCAAAATGAAGACCAAGAGCAGCGCGAAGAAGCGTTTTCGCGTTCGTCCGGGTGGTACCGTCAAGCGCGGTCAAGCCTTCAAGCGTCACATCCTGACCAAGAAGACCACCAAGAACAAGCGCCACCTGCGCGGTGCGGTTGCTGTGCATGAGACCAACATGGGTCACATGGCACAAATGCTGCCCAAGGCCGGCCTGTAA
- the rplT gene encoding 50S ribosomal protein L20, with protein sequence MPRVKRGVTARARHKKVLALAKGFRGRRGNVFRIAKQAVMKAGQYAYRDRRNKKRVFRQLWIARINAAARELGLTYSQFANGLKKASIEIDRKMLADLAVHDKAAFGSIVEQVKAKLAA encoded by the coding sequence ATGCCTCGCGTCAAACGTGGTGTAACGGCTCGCGCCCGCCATAAGAAAGTTCTGGCCCTTGCCAAGGGTTTCCGCGGCCGCCGCGGCAATGTCTTCCGCATCGCCAAGCAGGCGGTGATGAAGGCTGGGCAATATGCCTACCGTGATCGTCGCAACAAGAAGCGCGTGTTCCGCCAGCTGTGGATCGCCCGTATCAACGCCGCTGCCCGTGAACTGGGCCTGACCTACAGCCAGTTCGCCAACGGCCTGAAGAAGGCATCCATCGAGATCGACCGCAAGATGCTGGCCGACCTCGCCGTGCACGACAAGGCTGCCTTTGGCAGCATCGTGGAGCAAGTCAAGGCCAAGCTGGCTGCTTGA